In the genome of Dermatophagoides farinae isolate YC_2012a chromosome 4, ASM2471394v1, whole genome shotgun sequence, the window TGACagtgacattttttttcgccattaCATTGTGCAtgtatatttgatgatgacatctttttttcatttttgattggcCATTTATCTTgttatttattgatcaagGTTTCagcatttgattcaaatttttttttctggccatTTTCTGGTTATGCAATAATCCAATATAACTGgacgatggaaaaaaacctgttgtttgattatatattatCCATATTGTTCATGTCGTGTTTGGCTACACATTCCATTCAtgtgatgatttattttttttcgttcgttgcTTCAAAACTATTTTTAgcattaattttcattttcatttttctcaattaccattttcatttctagaTCAAAACTAGATCATCATGAAATAGACGATGAAAAATGTATTTATTTGTTATATCCATGACCGTTGTGtcgtgttgttttttttgtgtgttgttCTGGTTGATtcgataataaatttttcacctACTAAAAAACTAATACGTTGAATATGACCAGTAAAACTAAAGAGCTAATCCAACCAGATAGTTTATGATcgacatttatttattgtttgacCTAAATTTTGGTTACAATTGTCAGTTACAATACGATACATTTGGATTTCcgattcaaacacacacacacactgtgtgatggtgatcatcataatcatcattatcagtgATCGTGATTTTGttataaatttgattttttttttttttttttttggttgttcatCACATGTTACCACCCGcagcatcttttttttcatcgtgtgaaaaaaaagtagcaATTTCattccttgttgttgttattggaaAACGAGCTGCTTggcaaacaaatgatgatgatgatccgatataaaattttatccGATAAAAGAGATTAACGCTtgctgtgtttgtgtgtgtctagCCCAATTAGTATTGCGTAATTttcgtgaatttttttccctaaaaatttattcgttggttgtggttttttttcattatcatcatttttctatttgatcgatcgattgggattgatttttttttttttttgctctgtTCTTGTCGATGTTTGAAGTTAGtcgataaattgattgatcaatctcgatgaaaaaaaattgaaaagtcGATTAAAATATTATCCGCAAGTTGcgtgaaatcaaaaatgtatTGATTGCTAAGGAAGATCTAatcttttgatgattatgatgatgatgatccgataaaacaacaacgatcaggatgatgataattgaaaagtttttttgtatgtCTAAGTTCacgaaaaatcaatcaattaaattgaaatttaaaaatagtaacaacaacaacaacaacaacgaaagataacctgatgatgatgatgatgtttttaattttcaaaaaaatatatcatcaccatgagCGCCATCTATCGATGTGagaacaatttttgtttcattacattgataaaaaattcatttttgttaatacaaaatttttgtcattaaatttcaatgatgatgatgatgattctgctTCTGCTATCAATGATCGAAACGGTTGTCCCCATGTTAAATGTGAATCACAACGGTCatagaattttgtttgaatacctaaatccaaatgatgaaaatccatGAAATCGATTTGAATGATCAATCTTGTACGACCATGATTAGCGGCAATACTGATTTGCCTTGCGTCCATTTCGAATGATAATTCAACgcattcatcatcgtcatcgtaaCGACATTGATATTGCATTGGAATATCATTGATTCTTATGGCACTAAattcaaaatagaaaataaattaaacaaaatttgattgaatcacaTATCGCATTAcctgattgatgatggtgttgattTCAAAACGATTCTAAAACGATAACGATTCTCATTCGACAATTTCAACGTTGATGCACAAATATTTGGCTCAAATCTAGTTCCATCATTCTGCATTCattgtaattgaaaattgttttgttaaatcaaatcattgaaaaatggcaaaatttTACCTTGAAATATATCGTTCTTGATGGATGACTCGATGATgcagatgatgaatttaatcgATCACCAAGATCCGCAATAAATATGGAACAAgttaattttttcaccatccTGGTTTCAATGTTCTATGCATTGGAATTCTTATTGCCAAAAATTGCCGTATTTTTCCATGagtattaataataattagtgGATTAATTGCCATATCAACGTCATTTTTGTGTGCGATGACAATGTCAAACATAAAGAATAgggaaaaataaatggaaattCCAAATGCTCATCACGACTAAATCCAAACTAATCCCcgaaattttaaataataataataaaaaatgtgtgtACCCGAACGAAAAAAccgtaaaataaaaaaaactttaatcCGTCGAGTATAGATGGCGCCACGTttatcagaattttttttcaattatttttcttgaatGATTTGcataatattgaatgaatttcaacaacaaaaaaaagagaaaaaaattcaatcaagcagaaaaacagtgaaaatgaaaatgacaaaattctTCTCTACTTGACGACGACcaatgaggaaaaaaaatataccgTGAATtcaaacgaaacgaaaatcaGACACACAGAATTAATTTTCGCTtgacaaaacacacacacagcaaataccaacacaaacacaaactaGAACGCATattagataatgatgaaataatttttttggattcatcTCCTCTATTTTGTACGAAAATGTAATCGAAAAAActtgaaagaaagaaagaaaaattttcatttttcttttacttcattcattcattcattcattgtaaacgaatatatgaaattcatcatcggaATCAGATGCGATGGATGTGCAgagttgaaaaaatattcatctgTTTCAtgtcagaagaaaaaacaatgaaatttctGCTTCTTTCATTATGTTTCTGTCAAAACTTTTTTGagacaaaaatttgaaaaagttcacatttttttttctttttcgttccGGAATTGTtaccggattttttttttgtatgtctATTATTGAATGTCACCATTGAAAagtcaatgtttttgttcagtgaattttttttttgttttgttttgtttgcaatattgattttgattgatcagtAAAAGTaagactaaaaaaaaaaatgaaattcagaTCCAAAgttttaaaatcaataaataaggCCAGTGGTAATAtgatttgaaagaaaaaactttcacttcttttttctttatataaAATATTCTATCGATTCGTGAATAATTCTATGTTCCATGTTCtgtccatcattattatcattatcatcatcattttgaaaaaaagacaagaagaaagaattgaataaaaatcaatcaatcgaatgataacaataacaacaacagtattGACCACACAATGATCGCGTCCATCCACCATTCAAATATAATTCAATAGTTCAATTTCGTATATCGATAgccaagaaaagaaaaatatgttccaaatatgatgatgatgatgatggccaccaTTACATCTTTT includes:
- the LOC124489898 gene encoding uncharacterized protein LOC124489898, giving the protein MVKKLTCSIFIADLGDRLNSSSASSSHPSRTIYFKNDGTRFEPNICASTLKLSNENRYRFRIVLKSTPSSISAIRINDIPMQYQCRYDDDDECVELSFEMDARQISIAANHGRTRLIIQIDFMDFHHLDLGIQTKFYDRCDSHLTWGQPFRSLIAEAESSSSSLKFNDKNFVLTKMNFLSM